cataataattttttttttcttgagaggACCGATGAGTTCATTTTGCCAATAGGTCGCgcttaaaataaaagaaacagcAAATTAAACCTAATCTGTCAACGTCGTGTTTAAACAcatcatttttatattaatcCAAAAGGCAGCAAATTTGTTCTCAGCTTGTTAAACAATCGGAGAATTATCATATTCCAACACTACTAGCACTGGAGATGCagcttgagtttttttttttgagggacaaaagaaggaaaagataaCATAAAACTTCAAGATAACATTATCATTCTCcactactaaaaaaatataactgaaCACATTGGTACATCCACCCACAGAAAAAACTAACACATACctcaacttaaaaaaaaaaaaaaagaagaagaagaaaagacaaACTCACTAGTGATAAAGTGCACTTAGTTCATTATCATGTATGCAGCTAATGTCCTAACAAAGAAAAACCAACAAATGACAGAAAAAATAGCAAGAGCGAGAACAAGCTTTCACTATTCAGCTCTGCTCCTCACCGTCACCCGCCTCCTTCTCTTCTGCTGCAGCAGCCATCAATTCATCGAAGTTCTCTGTCTTCCCCAGCAATATCTCAATCTAGGCATGAAATTACATGTGAAGCGAAGATGAATAGACTTTCCTGGAAACATAGAGAAGTAAAAGCAAGCCTCTTATTCATAATGGAAAACATAGCCAACCTTTGCTTTCTGAATTGATCTTCCCCTTGTTTCGTCCTTCACGTCAACTGTAGAAGTCGTGATCTCTGCAAAAGAATTGTTTAAACTAGAATGTAACTAGTGAAATCCCAACTTTATACCCATGGAACATATATTGGAGCGTCCATTGTAGGAGATGAAAGTGATATATGAAGCAAGAATACTTACTCTTCTCGACAGCAAGGCCATTGTTCTTCAGAATCTCCGCGATTGTCACGACAGTTGCGATAGCTGAAATATCAAACACAATTGTCTTTAGCAATCTTATATATCAGAATTTTGCAAGGTATTATCAAAAGGAGAAAAGCATTTGACATTCCAAATCAATCATGGTTGAGAAGTTATAAGCACCTCTGAGAAAATgaaatcacaaaataaaataagaatagaaCAATTAAACAATGCAGTAAAGTGCAAGCATCAGTTGTATTGTCTGTAGAAGGATACGTATGCTAAATGATTGCTGGAAATTCTAGCAGTCTGATTGTAATGCTGGAGATTGCGGCATAAGAGTATGTAATACACAAAACAGTGCGGAGCAATGAATTGCAAGAAATCAGATTGTAATTCAAGAAATTGTAGCATCATGGTAGGTATACTGGAATAACAATCTTGTACAACTCTTTTCTTAAGAAGTTCACTCAACTGAGTTTGATTAGATATAACGTGTCAGGAATGCAGAAAAAAATAGCCAGCAGGTAATCCAAAAACATCACAACACGGAATAATCACTACAAGTACCATTGCATATTCTGtgttattgaaattaaatcacAAGCCCTACTTGCTAGAAAGCGGTAGGCTGATATTTCCATGTTTAGATTCTTTGATGTTACTTTGCAACATAGGTAAAAGCCTTACCACTAAGAATAAAGCACCTCAAATAATAAGTAATCCTAACAAGATAAAAGGACAccagaaaaataaagagagaggaaCTGATATCACTTGCACCCACCTCTTGTTCCAATTGCTTTCTTAGGCCAGGATTAAAACCAAATGCAAAGCAAGAAACAGCAAGAACAATCTTAGCACTTATTCAAAGAGCTAAATTTCCGTAACACAACATTGAGAGAAATCCAACTTTTTGATCATATTGTCATACACCGAGTAGAAATGATCAATAGTCATTATTGACGACCAAAGCATAACAATCAATTTCACACTGATGACCTAGACAGACCAATAACTAGTTGAATATCCTAAAAGGAGAAATAATTACATAGTCCTTCTAATTTAcatcgaaaagaaaaaaaaaatgctaggCCAGCTTGATATGTATTTTCCTGAGCCCATAATTGTTAACTCACCAACACACGAATAACAAAGTGATAACAAGGATAGTAGTGAAGATCACATTTACTGAAAAAGTAATGCAAGGTATGGACCCTTTTGCTGCATATGAACAAGTAATATACATAGAATTCTCCAATTAGGTGGACAATGTTAAAATAATTGCAAAATGCTTGCATTCCATGAAACAATTGTTTTACTGTACAGTAATGAGATTGCAATTATCTAGCCTTAAATGATCTTGAAAGTAACAACTTTTATGAGAAACACAAAATACAAGTACTAATCTCATGCTAGTAAAAACCACAACAATGCCGTGTTTCCCATGATCAGGATAAGGCAATCGGAGTACGACGGATGCCATATTTCTCATGATCAGGATAAGGCAATCGGAGCATGACGGATTCCAGACATAGTATTTATAAACAAAAACTTTCATACATTTGGTCTATCTTCGCACAAGAGATTGGATAGCAAAAAtcgaggaggaaaaaaaaaggaatagaaTTAATATGCTACAGATATCTAGATCACAAGATTACACCAATATCAGAACGGAGTACCTGCGCAAGGGAGCCACTCACATATACAATAACAGAAAAAAACAGGGGGCTTTGAGAAATAGTACCCATTCCCAGAGCCGAAAGCTCGACTTCGTTATGCTGCTGCATATATCTCTGCGtcaattaaaagaaaacaaaacattATTATTCGCAATCAGATTAAAAAACTACTTGCTTGAGTAACGACTAGGAAACTCTTCATTGGCATGTTTCATCCAGTTCTACTCTGCAGCAGCATAAATAACAAAAAGCAAGCAATAAATCACAATATAAAGTATAAACAGCCAATAACCAAAAACAGATCGATGCCCTACCAAAACACACTGAGAAGCATCATAAACGAATCAAAGTCGCATACTGGGCAATTAAAGGAGAGGAATTGATAAGCTTGTTTCACCTTGGCGAGGTTGACGTAAAAGAAGAGCGGCTTCTTAGTGTTGGAGACCTGGATCCGATTCTTCTTGTGCGGCTCCGTGATGCTGAGGTTGTTCACTCCCTCAGTGACCTCCTCCATGGCAGCAGAACACACGAGAGGAaacaaaaaccctaaccctaaccctaacctccggagagagaagaaagagggCGAGAGAACAGACAAAGGGGAGGAGGAAAGAAAAGTAGGCCGCGGCCTGCGAATAGTGGAACCAGTTTCGTTTCCCTGTTAATCCCTTttatagatatgtatatatattgtttgttGGTTTATACATTGGTTTTCCGATTGCGTCGCGCTTATGAAGCCGCAATTCGGGTCCAGTCGAGCCAAGTCTTGGTTGGCGACTACAGGGGGGAGGGCGAGT
This DNA window, taken from Ananas comosus cultivar F153 linkage group 5, ASM154086v1, whole genome shotgun sequence, encodes the following:
- the LOC109710945 gene encoding uncharacterized protein At2g34160-like, which encodes MEEVTEGVNNLSITEPHKKNRIQVSNTKKPLFFYVNLAKRYMQQHNEVELSALGMAIATVVTIAEILKNNGLAVEKKITTSTVDVKDETRGRSIQKAKIEILLGKTENFDELMAAAAEEKEAGDGEEQS